The following proteins are co-located in the Myxococcus fulvus genome:
- a CDS encoding peptidase M3, giving the protein MDRPLHSVRTRLDDFLAELATLQYRHGAGLSSEPPSLHASFPELSSPDTFIAANEALAKARAKEDPLAVRRIQLLRELVATHVEESLAARAARAMADLEGKTVLTVDDQMYGFAEALGRLPREPRRARRAGLERAVGNFLWEQRGAYADRREAALHAAERLGATDYPALRQDVTGIPYADLAKAADETLRRTEDAYRDVLAYVLKKVDPLLRPLPGGDARRHDVQAALLAPWMDEHLRREDAWPAVVRWLMEWGFTPHADGRIRLDEEDRPGKSSRPFVVTVRVPDDIRLVLQPRGGLDALGSLLHELGHAQHRAHVSATLPMELRRLGDAGITEAHAAVFERLLLSPEWLKRYLGLGPVLARDTARLAAFQALAVLRRHCAKLSYELSLSRKGASTERADEYADGQRRALFAEPHPGFFLADVDPQLYVAHYLRAWALEARLTARLTERFNEDFWRNPPAAAWLKGLYARGGTDDAEGLATEISGTPLALPEAGERLVAILNR; this is encoded by the coding sequence ATGGATCGCCCCCTTCACTCGGTGCGTACGCGGCTGGACGACTTCCTCGCCGAGCTGGCCACGCTTCAGTATCGCCACGGCGCGGGGCTCTCCTCCGAGCCTCCCAGCCTCCACGCATCCTTCCCCGAGCTGTCCTCGCCGGACACCTTCATCGCCGCCAACGAGGCGCTCGCCAAGGCCCGTGCCAAGGAGGACCCCCTCGCGGTGCGCCGCATCCAGCTGTTGCGTGAGCTGGTGGCCACCCACGTCGAGGAGTCGCTCGCCGCCCGCGCCGCCCGGGCCATGGCCGACCTGGAGGGCAAGACGGTGCTCACCGTCGACGACCAGATGTACGGCTTCGCGGAGGCCCTCGGCCGCCTCCCCCGTGAGCCCCGCCGCGCGCGCCGCGCCGGCCTGGAGCGCGCCGTGGGCAACTTCCTCTGGGAGCAGCGCGGCGCCTACGCAGACCGCCGCGAGGCCGCCCTCCACGCCGCCGAGCGCCTGGGCGCCACCGACTACCCCGCGCTGCGCCAGGACGTCACCGGCATCCCCTACGCCGACCTCGCCAAGGCCGCGGACGAGACGCTCCGGCGCACCGAGGACGCGTACCGCGACGTGCTCGCGTACGTGCTCAAGAAGGTGGACCCGCTGCTCAGGCCCCTGCCCGGTGGCGACGCGCGCCGACACGACGTGCAGGCCGCGCTCCTGGCGCCCTGGATGGACGAGCACCTGCGCCGCGAGGACGCGTGGCCCGCCGTGGTGCGCTGGCTGATGGAGTGGGGCTTCACGCCGCACGCGGACGGCCGCATCCGGCTGGACGAGGAGGACCGCCCCGGCAAGTCCTCGCGCCCCTTCGTCGTCACCGTGCGCGTGCCGGACGACATCCGCCTGGTGCTCCAGCCGCGCGGCGGACTGGACGCGCTGGGCAGCCTGCTCCACGAGCTGGGCCACGCGCAGCACCGCGCGCACGTGTCCGCGACGCTGCCCATGGAGCTGCGCCGCCTGGGCGACGCGGGAATCACGGAGGCCCACGCCGCCGTGTTCGAGCGACTGCTCTTGTCCCCCGAGTGGCTCAAGCGCTACCTGGGCCTGGGCCCGGTGCTCGCGCGCGACACCGCGAGGCTGGCCGCCTTCCAGGCCCTGGCCGTGCTGCGGCGCCACTGCGCGAAGCTGTCCTACGAGCTGTCCCTGAGCCGCAAGGGCGCGTCCACCGAGCGCGCGGACGAGTACGCCGACGGCCAGCGCCGCGCCCTCTTCGCCGAGCCCCATCCCGGCTTCTTCCTGGCCGACGTGGACCCGCAGCTCTACGTGGCGCACTACCTGCGAGCGTGGGCGCTGGAGGCCCGGCTCACCGCGCGGCTCACCGAGCGCTTCAACGAGGACTTCTGGAGGAACCCGCCCGCCGCCGCCTGGCTCAAGGGGCTGTACGCGCGGGGTGGAACCGATGACGCGGAGGGACTGGCCACGGAAATCTCGGGCACGCCGCTGGCGCTGCCCGAGGCGGGAGAGCGCCTCGTGGCCATCCTCAACCGGTAG
- a CDS encoding RluA family pseudouridine synthase, with amino-acid sequence MKRRTFRVEGAGRAVAEAVAGELGLPEEQARALVDVGAVYVGGKRCRDAKLRLTSGQVVAVVLEEGGTSSLAQAPEAPTFRVLHEDAEVLAVDKPAGLPAQPTEARVGGNLVDQVSRYLGREAGLVHRLDRETSGVTVFGKSTRATSALAAEFREGRARKRYVAATGPGLPESGKVDLPLSKDPSRPGRWRASRAANGVPALTYFRTLYAGPEFCVVELLPHTGRTHQLRAHLTALGAPILGDSRYGGAARAAGTEAARCLLHAHALELAHPDTGRTLAVEAPVPEDLLRFFTLAGVAVPSGAVPEK; translated from the coding sequence GTGAAGCGTCGGACATTCCGGGTGGAGGGCGCGGGGCGCGCCGTGGCGGAGGCGGTGGCTGGGGAGCTGGGGCTGCCCGAGGAGCAGGCGAGGGCACTGGTGGACGTGGGCGCCGTGTACGTGGGCGGCAAGCGCTGCCGCGACGCGAAGCTGCGGCTGACGTCCGGGCAGGTGGTGGCGGTGGTGCTGGAGGAGGGCGGGACGAGCTCGCTGGCCCAGGCGCCGGAGGCCCCGACGTTCCGGGTGCTGCACGAGGACGCGGAGGTGCTCGCGGTGGACAAGCCGGCGGGGCTCCCCGCGCAGCCCACGGAGGCGCGCGTGGGGGGCAACCTGGTGGACCAGGTGAGCCGGTACCTGGGACGCGAGGCGGGGCTGGTGCACCGGCTGGACCGCGAGACGTCGGGCGTGACGGTGTTCGGCAAGTCGACGCGGGCGACGTCCGCGCTGGCGGCGGAGTTTCGCGAGGGGCGCGCGCGCAAGCGCTACGTGGCGGCCACGGGGCCGGGCCTGCCCGAGTCGGGGAAGGTGGACCTGCCGTTGTCGAAGGACCCGTCGCGTCCGGGGCGGTGGCGGGCGAGCCGGGCCGCCAATGGGGTGCCCGCGCTGACGTACTTCCGCACGCTGTACGCCGGGCCGGAGTTCTGCGTGGTGGAGCTGCTGCCGCACACGGGTCGCACGCATCAACTTCGCGCGCACCTGACGGCGCTGGGGGCGCCGATTCTGGGGGACTCGCGCTATGGCGGCGCGGCGAGGGCGGCGGGGACGGAGGCGGCGCGCTGTCTGTTGCATGCGCACGCGCTGGAGCTGGCTCATCCGGACACGGGGCGGACGCTCGCGGTGGAGGCGCCGGTGCCCGAGGACCTGCTGCGCTTCTTCACCCTCGCGGGCGTCGCGGTGCCGAGCGGCGCGGTGCCCGAGAAGTAG
- a CDS encoding glycosyltransferase family 2 protein: MAIPVVTVLLPARNAEATVARAARSLLDGTLQDLRLLAIDDGSTDATRAVLEALAARDSRVEVLTGQGRGLVSALHLALQQATSPYVARMDADDEALPRRLEVSIHALEAEPGLAGVGTAVELFRDDHPVSPSLQSYARWINSLTSPEQLFHARFIESPLCHPSVCLRREALTSTGAWRDGDFPEDYALWLELLEQGHALKNLPEVLLRWRDSDARLTRTDPRYGLERLMWTKARYLVARRGPLAKARACTLWGSGPSGKLMTRLLREHGVEVRRYIDVHPRKKGTRLNGIPVVGPEELGPPGQEPLLVCVGVRWAREELRQDLAHLGWVEGRDFTCVA; encoded by the coding sequence ATGGCCATCCCGGTTGTCACCGTCCTTCTTCCCGCTCGAAATGCCGAGGCCACCGTGGCCCGCGCCGCCCGGAGCCTGCTCGACGGCACCCTCCAGGACCTCCGGCTGTTGGCCATCGACGACGGCTCCACCGACGCCACCCGCGCCGTCCTGGAGGCCCTGGCCGCCCGGGACTCGCGCGTGGAGGTCCTCACCGGACAGGGCCGGGGCCTCGTCTCCGCGCTCCACCTGGCCCTCCAGCAAGCCACCTCTCCCTACGTCGCCCGGATGGACGCCGACGACGAGGCCCTGCCCCGTCGCCTCGAGGTCAGCATCCACGCCCTGGAGGCGGAGCCCGGGCTCGCCGGCGTGGGCACCGCCGTGGAGCTGTTCCGGGACGACCACCCCGTGAGCCCCTCCCTCCAGTCCTATGCGCGGTGGATCAACAGCCTGACCTCCCCCGAGCAGCTCTTCCACGCCCGCTTCATCGAGAGCCCCCTGTGCCACCCGTCCGTCTGCCTGCGCCGCGAGGCGCTGACGTCCACCGGCGCCTGGCGGGACGGGGACTTCCCCGAGGACTACGCCCTCTGGCTGGAGCTGCTCGAGCAGGGGCACGCCCTCAAGAACCTGCCCGAGGTCCTCCTGCGCTGGCGCGACAGCGACGCGCGGCTGACGCGGACGGACCCGCGCTATGGCCTCGAGAGGCTGATGTGGACCAAGGCCCGCTACCTGGTGGCCCGCCGCGGCCCCCTCGCGAAGGCCCGCGCCTGCACGCTCTGGGGCTCGGGCCCGAGCGGCAAGCTGATGACGCGCCTCCTCCGTGAGCACGGCGTGGAGGTGCGGCGCTACATCGATGTGCATCCGCGCAAGAAGGGCACCCGGCTCAACGGGATTCCCGTCGTGGGCCCCGAGGAGCTGGGGCCTCCGGGACAGGAGCCGCTCCTCGTCTGCGTCGGCGTGCGCTGGGCCCGCGAGGAGCTCCGTCAGGACCTGGCCCACCTGGGCTGGGTCGAGGGCCGGGACTTCACCTGCGTGGCCTGA
- the galU gene encoding UTP--glucose-1-phosphate uridylyltransferase GalU — MSANTPKAESLIRKCVIPAAGLGTRFLPATKSVPKEMLPIVDTPTLQYIVEEAVSAGIEDVVLINGRGKGAIEDHFDIGFELETTLRARGKTADADKLRAIAELVRVVSIRQKEPKGLGHAVLCAKSAIGDEPFGVLLGDDMIDAEEPGIRQLARVFRKYNQAVIALMEVPDDETHMYGIAAGTDLGDGVIRIDRVVEKPKKGTAPSNLAVIGRYVLPPEIFPILEKQTPGVGGEIQLTDGLATLQQSHGLLGYKFKGQRYDAGDKVGYLKANIAYALKRPELRGGLLEYMREVVKTEKP, encoded by the coding sequence ATGTCCGCCAACACACCGAAGGCAGAGTCCCTCATCCGCAAGTGTGTCATCCCGGCAGCCGGGCTGGGCACGCGTTTCCTGCCGGCCACCAAGTCGGTGCCCAAGGAGATGCTCCCCATCGTCGACACGCCCACCCTCCAGTACATCGTGGAGGAGGCCGTGTCCGCCGGCATCGAGGATGTCGTCCTCATCAATGGCCGAGGCAAGGGCGCCATCGAGGACCACTTCGACATCGGCTTCGAGCTGGAGACCACCCTGCGCGCCCGCGGCAAGACGGCGGACGCCGACAAGCTGCGCGCCATCGCGGAGCTGGTGCGCGTGGTCAGCATCCGCCAGAAGGAGCCCAAGGGCCTGGGCCACGCGGTGCTCTGCGCCAAGAGCGCCATCGGCGATGAGCCCTTCGGCGTCCTCCTGGGCGACGACATGATTGACGCCGAGGAGCCGGGCATCCGCCAGCTCGCCCGCGTGTTCCGCAAGTACAACCAGGCCGTCATCGCGCTGATGGAAGTGCCCGACGACGAGACGCACATGTACGGCATCGCCGCGGGCACCGACCTGGGCGACGGCGTCATCCGCATCGACCGCGTGGTGGAGAAGCCCAAGAAGGGCACCGCCCCCTCCAACCTCGCCGTCATCGGCCGCTATGTCCTGCCGCCGGAGATCTTCCCCATCCTGGAGAAGCAGACTCCCGGGGTCGGCGGGGAAATCCAGCTCACCGACGGACTCGCCACGCTGCAGCAGTCGCACGGTCTCTTGGGCTACAAATTCAAGGGTCAGCGCTATGACGCGGGCGACAAGGTGGGGTACCTCAAGGCGAACATCGCCTACGCGCTCAAGCGCCCCGAGCTCCGGGGCGGGCTGCTCGAGTACATGCGTGAGGTCGTGAAGACGGAGAAGCCGTGA
- a CDS encoding glutathione S-transferase family protein produces the protein MKVYGHPLSTCTRTVLATLAEKGHEAELVLVDLTKGEHKSPAHFARHPFGVIPSFEDDDGFVLYESRAIIRYLDRQLSGPSLTPAAPKAYGLMEQYLSVEQCYFSPAAFKVSWERLFKPHMGGGPVDEARVVEGRQGVAKVFAILDPVLAKQPFLAGDSFSLAEVAWLPHLTFFLTFDEEKALLAEHKHVAAWWERISGRPAWRKVTGA, from the coding sequence ATGAAGGTCTATGGCCATCCGCTGAGCACCTGTACTCGCACGGTCCTCGCCACGCTGGCGGAGAAGGGGCATGAGGCGGAGCTCGTGCTCGTCGACCTGACGAAGGGCGAGCACAAGTCGCCGGCGCATTTCGCGCGGCATCCGTTCGGCGTCATCCCGTCGTTCGAGGACGATGACGGCTTCGTGCTCTACGAGTCGCGCGCCATCATCCGCTACCTGGACCGTCAGCTGTCGGGCCCGTCGCTCACGCCCGCGGCGCCGAAGGCCTACGGGTTGATGGAGCAGTACCTCAGCGTGGAGCAGTGCTACTTCTCGCCCGCGGCCTTCAAGGTGTCGTGGGAGCGGCTCTTCAAGCCGCACATGGGCGGCGGCCCGGTGGACGAGGCCCGCGTGGTGGAGGGGCGTCAGGGCGTGGCGAAGGTGTTCGCCATCCTCGACCCGGTGCTGGCGAAGCAGCCGTTCCTCGCGGGTGACAGCTTCTCGCTCGCGGAGGTGGCGTGGCTGCCGCATCTGACGTTCTTCCTCACCTTCGACGAGGAGAAGGCCCTGCTGGCCGAGCACAAGCACGTGGCCGCATGGTGGGAGCGCATCAGTGGCCGCCCCGCGTGGCGCAAGGTGACCGGCGCGTAG
- a CDS encoding GNAT family N-acetyltransferase: protein MSVSIESLRPELLGQVGPMCARAFDDYPFLAELFPGPSERRARVSAEFYRATVEDCLAHGVVHATVEDGQLTGVAAWLRPGGFPQSLGRQAVFLPTVWAGLRFFPRRARLALQALARLERYHPHTPPHWYLATIAVDPAHQGKGVGARLMRAGLALAEETRAPCFLETAKASNRDWYQGFGFDLQRTEPCFDGGPPQWFMWRPAPADEAPRDDSEVAQRTSGA from the coding sequence ATGAGCGTGAGCATCGAGAGCCTGAGGCCGGAGCTGTTGGGACAGGTGGGCCCGATGTGCGCGCGCGCCTTCGATGACTACCCGTTCCTCGCGGAGCTCTTCCCCGGGCCCTCCGAGCGCCGGGCGCGGGTGTCAGCCGAGTTCTATCGGGCTACCGTGGAGGACTGCCTCGCGCACGGCGTGGTGCATGCCACCGTCGAGGACGGGCAGCTCACGGGCGTGGCGGCGTGGTTGAGGCCGGGCGGCTTCCCCCAGTCACTCGGGCGGCAGGCCGTCTTCCTGCCCACGGTCTGGGCCGGACTGCGGTTCTTCCCGCGACGCGCGCGGCTGGCCCTCCAGGCGCTGGCGAGGCTGGAGCGATACCACCCGCACACGCCGCCCCACTGGTACCTGGCCACCATCGCCGTGGACCCGGCGCACCAGGGCAAGGGCGTGGGCGCGCGGCTGATGCGCGCGGGGCTGGCGCTGGCGGAGGAGACCCGCGCCCCGTGCTTCCTGGAGACGGCCAAGGCCTCCAATCGCGACTGGTACCAGGGCTTCGGCTTCGACCTGCAGCGCACCGAGCCCTGCTTCGACGGCGGCCCGCCGCAGTGGTTCATGTGGCGTCCCGCGCCCGCGGACGAGGCGCCCCGAGATGACTCCGAGGTCGCCCAGCGCACCTCGGGTGCGTAG
- a CDS encoding sensor histidine kinase — protein MAQTRDGWLWLGTASGLYRFDGVHFERHDLLPAGSIASRSVGVLRAMRNGDLWVGYSFGGASVLDARGEVRHFSPGGLPEGKPVESFDEDGEGRPWAITPQGVHVFEQGVWSSVDARWGLPEDEWSDSLLDVSGALWMVGSSSVYVLRPGTRRFERVEFDGPPVLALFEGHDGSLWRYDERGASPLRGPGFPVPSPRGPADAWSGHSLISLFDRDGSCWMVGCPQGGVCRVAKPFEEGRFLRRTDTTDVFGAREGLSSDAAMTLFQDREGTIWVGTQLGLDRFRRNDVATLRFPTLTSYFALVADRQGRMWSGSATRAGNNDFWWRLGEAPVRVPGIEGEMTATFLDSDGRLLLGGSAGFWRFDPETGRVETLSRPEQEQGQRIQAIVRDAEGRLWVSFRASTVYRLDGDTWTPKGGLAALPDLPPARAVLDARGHLWFGYSTNQVFILEGAHVRAFNEEHGLRTGTVTAILPGEPALVGGALGLAAFDGARFRMLKATHAEVLTGLTGLLKTEDGALWLNGHAGGARIAAEDLRRALAEPDFVMPVERFDMNDGMPGGAQQIRPLPTLVRGGDGRLWFAAVNGLGWMDPSRIERNALPPPVMIRSVSSGETSYAGTTRLELPPRTRELRIAYTALSLGMPERVTFRYRLEGVDDGWKDAGPRREATYTNLGPGHYRFQVMAANEDGVWNEQGASLELDLAPTFFQTRAFTVLCVVGGLGLAWLLYALRMWRVTQRLRLRLEERHAERERIARELHDTLLQGIQGLVLNVHVVTSSLPDGEARLGLESALDRADSVLTEGRDRVSSLRDTSASKDDLAQAFTSLARELDQRDGPRLRMVVRGEARTLEPLVADELYRIGREAIGNAFVHSRAREVEVSLLFEHPELRLCVRDDGRGIDVATLERGGRAGHWGLRGMRERAEKVGGRLDIISGEGRGTEVHVVVQAQRAYLRRPLEGLRRLVPRLGRR, from the coding sequence ATGGCGCAGACGCGCGATGGCTGGCTGTGGTTGGGGACGGCGTCGGGGCTGTATCGCTTCGACGGTGTCCACTTCGAGCGCCATGACCTCCTGCCCGCCGGGAGCATCGCGTCGCGCTCCGTGGGTGTGCTGCGCGCCATGCGCAACGGTGACCTCTGGGTCGGCTACTCCTTCGGCGGCGCGAGTGTCCTCGATGCCCGCGGTGAGGTGCGCCACTTCTCCCCGGGCGGGCTGCCCGAGGGCAAGCCCGTGGAGTCCTTCGACGAGGATGGCGAGGGGCGTCCCTGGGCCATCACGCCCCAGGGCGTTCATGTCTTCGAGCAAGGCGTCTGGTCGAGCGTGGACGCTCGCTGGGGGCTGCCCGAGGACGAATGGTCCGACAGCCTCCTGGACGTGAGCGGCGCGTTGTGGATGGTGGGCTCGAGCAGCGTGTATGTGCTGCGCCCGGGGACCCGTCGCTTCGAGCGCGTGGAGTTCGACGGTCCTCCCGTGCTGGCCTTGTTCGAGGGCCACGATGGGAGTCTCTGGCGGTACGACGAGCGGGGCGCCAGTCCTCTTCGGGGCCCTGGGTTTCCGGTCCCCTCTCCCCGGGGGCCGGCCGATGCGTGGAGCGGCCACTCGTTGATTTCGCTCTTCGACAGGGATGGCTCCTGCTGGATGGTCGGGTGTCCGCAAGGCGGTGTCTGCCGGGTCGCGAAGCCCTTCGAAGAGGGGCGGTTCCTCCGGCGCACCGATACGACCGACGTCTTCGGCGCCCGCGAGGGGCTCTCGTCGGACGCGGCCATGACGCTGTTCCAGGACCGCGAGGGCACCATCTGGGTCGGCACCCAGCTCGGGTTGGACCGCTTCCGGCGCAATGACGTCGCCACCCTGCGCTTCCCCACGCTGACGAGCTACTTCGCGCTCGTGGCGGACCGTCAGGGCCGGATGTGGTCGGGGTCCGCGACGCGAGCGGGGAACAACGACTTCTGGTGGCGGTTGGGGGAGGCCCCGGTCCGTGTTCCGGGCATCGAAGGGGAGATGACCGCCACCTTCCTGGATTCGGACGGGCGCCTCCTCTTGGGCGGCTCGGCGGGCTTCTGGCGCTTCGACCCGGAGACCGGTCGGGTGGAGACGCTCTCGCGTCCCGAGCAGGAGCAGGGGCAGCGCATCCAGGCCATCGTGCGCGACGCGGAGGGCCGGCTGTGGGTGTCCTTCCGCGCCTCGACGGTGTACCGCCTGGATGGGGACACCTGGACGCCGAAGGGGGGCCTCGCCGCGCTGCCGGACCTGCCGCCCGCGCGCGCGGTGCTGGATGCTCGGGGCCACCTGTGGTTCGGCTACAGCACCAACCAGGTGTTCATCCTCGAGGGTGCGCACGTGCGCGCCTTCAACGAGGAGCACGGCCTGCGCACCGGAACCGTGACGGCCATCCTCCCCGGAGAGCCCGCGCTGGTGGGCGGCGCGCTGGGGCTGGCCGCGTTCGACGGCGCGCGCTTCCGGATGCTGAAGGCGACGCACGCCGAGGTGCTGACGGGCCTCACCGGCTTGTTGAAGACGGAGGACGGGGCGCTGTGGCTCAACGGCCATGCGGGCGGTGCGCGCATCGCCGCGGAGGACCTGCGCCGGGCGCTGGCGGAGCCGGACTTCGTGATGCCCGTCGAGCGCTTCGACATGAACGACGGCATGCCCGGCGGCGCGCAGCAGATACGTCCGTTGCCCACGCTGGTGCGGGGAGGAGACGGGCGGCTCTGGTTCGCCGCCGTCAACGGGCTGGGCTGGATGGACCCGAGCCGCATCGAGCGCAACGCCCTGCCCCCGCCCGTCATGATTCGCTCCGTGTCCTCCGGCGAGACGTCGTACGCGGGCACGACGCGATTGGAGCTGCCGCCCCGCACGCGCGAGCTGCGCATCGCCTACACGGCGCTGAGCCTGGGGATGCCGGAGCGGGTCACCTTCCGCTACCGGCTCGAAGGCGTGGATGACGGCTGGAAGGACGCGGGCCCCCGGCGCGAGGCGACGTACACCAACCTGGGGCCGGGCCACTATCGCTTCCAGGTGATGGCGGCCAACGAGGACGGCGTCTGGAACGAGCAGGGCGCGTCGCTCGAGCTCGACCTCGCGCCGACCTTCTTCCAGACGCGCGCGTTCACCGTGCTGTGTGTCGTCGGGGGGCTGGGGCTCGCGTGGCTCCTGTACGCGCTGCGGATGTGGCGGGTGACGCAGCGGCTGCGATTGCGTCTGGAGGAACGCCACGCGGAGCGCGAGCGCATCGCCCGGGAGCTGCACGACACGCTGCTGCAGGGCATCCAGGGGCTCGTGCTCAACGTGCACGTGGTGACGTCGAGCCTGCCGGACGGGGAGGCTCGGCTCGGGCTCGAGTCCGCGTTGGACCGCGCGGACTCCGTGCTGACGGAGGGGAGAGACCGGGTGAGCTCCCTGCGGGACACCTCCGCGAGCAAGGACGACCTGGCCCAAGCCTTCACGTCCCTGGCGCGGGAGCTCGACCAGCGGGACGGACCTCGGCTGCGCATGGTGGTGCGGGGCGAGGCGCGCACGCTGGAACCCCTGGTCGCGGACGAGCTCTATCGCATCGGCCGCGAGGCCATCGGCAACGCGTTCGTGCACTCCCGCGCGCGCGAGGTCGAGGTCAGCCTGCTGTTCGAGCACCCCGAGCTGCGGCTGTGTGTGCGCGACGACGGCCGAGGTATCGACGTGGCCACGCTGGAGCGGGGCGGGCGCGCCGGGCACTGGGGCTTGCGCGGCATGCGCGAGCGCGCCGAGAAGGTCGGCGGACGGCTCGACATCATCAGCGGCGAGGGACGCGGGACCGAGGTCCATGTCGTGGTGCAGGCCCAGCGCGCCTATCTGCGCCGGCCGCTGGAGGGTCTGCGGCGGCTGGTGCCTCGGCTCGGTCGGCGCTGA